Proteins from a single region of Elgaria multicarinata webbii isolate HBS135686 ecotype San Diego chromosome 23, rElgMul1.1.pri, whole genome shotgun sequence:
- the KXD1 gene encoding kxDL motif-containing protein 1 — protein sequence MEPTASGVFCGRVLSMVNSEDVNAIILAQKNMLDRFEKTNEMLLNFNNLSGVRMQQMNDRFLHHTRTLVEMKKDLDSIFRRIRTLKGKLAKQYPEAFSNIHESPILEDDDFDPIPKSTATTIATSEQSTESCDTSPDIISPATSHDFEDLSQGPCDSPAVNGQSVTDDGNETD from the exons ATGGAGCCCACGGCCTCAGGCGTCTTCTGCGGCCGAGTGCTCAGCATGGTCAACTCGGAGGACGTGAACGCCATCATCCTGGCCCAGAAGAACAT gCTGGACCGATTTGAGAAAACCAACGAGATGCTCCTGAACTTCAACAACCTGTCCGGCGTCCGCATGCAGCAAATGAACGACCGCTTCCTCCACCACACCCGGACGCTGGTGGAGATGAAGAAAGACCTAGATAGCATCTTCCGGAGGATCAG GACGCTGAAAGGGAAGCTAGCAAAACAGTATCCAGAGGCATTTAGCA atATTCACGAATCTCCCATCCTGGAAGACGATGACTTTGACCCCATACCCAAGAGCACGGCCACAACCATCGCTACCTCGGAGCAGAGCACGGAGTCCTGTGACACCAGCCCGGACATCATTTCTCCCGCCACCAGCCACGACTTCGAAGACCTCTCCCAGGGGCCCTGCGACTCGCCGGCGGTGAACGGGCAGAGCGTCACAGACGACGGCAACGAGACGGACTAG